Within Actinobaculum sp. 313, the genomic segment TACCGACTCTCTCATAGCCGCAGACTCCGTCCGGCAGTGGCTGGAAATTGATGCAGCTGCTCTTCCAGCTGATGGGCGTGATTTCGAGGTGAATCGGATCGAATCAATCACCCACCTCGAAGAAGCGATGATCGTAGGCGGAACAGCGGACACTCGCGAAGCTTTCGCGGCTCGCCCCGATCTCGCGGACGGCCAGAGCTACACCTCCGTCGCCCTCGACACGCTGACGGCGCAGCTTCTACAAGCAGCGGCCAGTGCCGATGCAGCCGGTCGAGAGGCTACTGTCAACTACGCCTGCTCCTTGTACTCTAGTGAGGACGCGGCGAGCGTCGGCGCCATGCCCGGGGCAAATTGAGCGCCTGCACGCCTTCTTCAAGTCCACTTCGCTGCCGCCCACCTCGCCGCGGTCGGTCACGGTAAGTTCTACTGCGGGGATCTACTCCCCCTCCTGCACTACCTCGACGAAGTGCTCCGCCGCCTCTCCGACGGGTACCTCTCGTGCAGTCCCCGCGCGGCGATCCCGGATTTCGACGACGCCGTCCTTCAGACCGCGACCAACCACGATCGCATAAGGCACACCGATGAGTTCATAGTCGGCAAACTTCACACCTGCGGAAACCCTCCTCCGGTCGTCGAAAAGAACCTCTACACCGGCGTCGTCCAGTGCGCCCGTGATCGTCGCAGCAGCATCAAACACAGCGTCGTCCTTTCCCGTGGCAATTACGTGCACGGTTGCAGGCGCGACGCTTTTCGGCCATATCAAGCCTTTCTCATCGTGGTTCGCCTCTGCCAGCGCGGCAAGCAAACGGGAAACACCGATCCCGTAGGAGCCCATTGTGACAACACGCGACTTCCCATTCTGGTCCAAAACCGTCAGGTCCAGAGCATCTGCGTATTTGCGACCCAGCTGGAAGATGTGGCCAATCTCGATTCCACGCGCGATCTCGAGCGGACCCGAGCCGTCAGGCGCTTCGTCGCCCGCGCGTACTTCAACCGCTTCCAGGAAACCATCGGCCTCGAAGTCACGCCCATACACAAGATGGAAAACATGTTTGTTCGCGGCATTCGCGCCGGTTATCCAGCTTGATCCGCGCGCGACGTGCGGGTCTAGTAGATAGCGCAGCGCAGGGTGTGCCGTTCCTGCGTCCCCAGCGCGAGCACCACTTGCACTGGTTTCCCCATCCGCAACACGGGCACCACTCGTCTCTTCGCGCGGCATCGCTTGTGCCGCGCCTGCTTCCGCCCGGCGCCGCGATGACTGCGGTCCGATGACCTGGGGGCCGATATAACCGGGAACGAGTTCTGGGAACTCCTCCAAATCCTCAGCGGTTGCCATTTCCACCTCGGCGGGGGCAAGATTCGCTTCCACGCGCTTCAGGTCGACATCCCTATCGCCAGGCACTCCGATGATTAGAAGCTCACGCTCACCGTCCGGCTGAGTGACCACCACCACGACATTCTTGAGAG encodes:
- a CDS encoding proline--tRNA ligase, whose amino-acid sequence is MLGPVLKLSSLFLRTLREDPADAEVASHKLLVRAGYIRRAAPGIYTWLPLGLRVLRNVEQIVREEMNRAGAQEVLFPALLPSDPYEETGRWSEYGPTLFKLKDRKEADMLLAPTHEEMFTLLVKDLYSSYKDLPLVLYQIQTKYRDEARPRAGVIRGREFVMKDAYSFDIDDAGLESSYSLMRDAYQRVFDRLGLPYAICSAVSGAMGGSRSEEFLFPCEVGEDTFVRSPGGYAANAEAVTTPALPELDYSNEPEPLVLPTPDAPTIDTLVDVANDLHPRQGRPWQAADTLKNVVVVVTQPDGERELLIIGVPGDRDVDLKRVEANLAPAEVEMATAEDLEEFPELVPGYIGPQVIGPQSSRRRAEAGAAQAMPREETSGARVADGETSASGARAGDAGTAHPALRYLLDPHVARGSSWITGANAANKHVFHLVYGRDFEADGFLEAVEVRAGDEAPDGSGPLEIARGIEIGHIFQLGRKYADALDLTVLDQNGKSRVVTMGSYGIGVSRLLAALAEANHDEKGLIWPKSVAPATVHVIATGKDDAVFDAAATITGALDDAGVEVLFDDRRRVSAGVKFADYELIGVPYAIVVGRGLKDGVVEIRDRRAGTAREVPVGEAAEHFVEVVQEGE